The sequence TTTACTCAACTGCCATGGATCGTCTCCAACCATCATCATGTCATCCTCGTCATCTGTATATACCACTTGCCATTTTTTCCCTGAACCAGTGAGTTCCCCTACGATTTCAAACATCTCTTCAAATTTCTCAAGTAGATCCTCATAGCTATCAAATCTGGTCAAATCCACAGCCCTTCCAACTGCAATGCCTTGCATGTGAACCTACACGAATCATAAATGCAAATTAATTACCTATTGTCCGTAtgtgaacatttaaaaaaaaagaataaaaacaacaaaattttcaagaatcgAAATGAAATCCAAAACGGAGTAGTGTATGTTCTATATTAGTAGATTGACAGAAATCTGACTAGATGTGGTAACAATAAAATGTCAATCAGAAGAATAATGCAATAGGATCAGTAATATAACAAGCAAGTCGTGACAATGTGGAATGTTAAATGTCCAAACTATCCCCATTCAGTTCTTTAATACACAGGACAGTAGGGAATATTCACATTAGATGGTCAAGTTTCATTCCCAATTTTCAAATCAAGTGTtattcaaagaaagaaacatGCACTGAAAATGGAGGTACCTTGGTGCAGCTTCTAATTTGCCTGTTCCGAGGCTCATGGGGAGATATCAGAAATGACTTGTCCGGATCATAAATCAATGAGGGAAAATTGGAATGATTACAATCTGATGGCTCTGATTGATGTTCAGATTCAATATCCAAGGGAACATGAAAATCCTCAACAGCTGCTCCAGTCAGGACTGCTAATGGATTGGCTTCAACTGTTGAATGGTCAACCAATTCAATTCCAAACAGCCTGTAGCCATTACCATGTCTTCTGTCACTAGCAGGAGTGATTGACTCGGCTGCAGTTTCTATATTGGATTGGTATATTGAATTGCTTGAAAGAGGCAGCAAATTTCCATTGTAACTTAAAGTGCTGATTTTGGTGACAGAGCTAGGTTTAGGTGATCGATAGAGATCTGGTCCACGCAATGGATCATGGCAAGTAAATGCTGAAGGGGAGTCCGATGGTGATTTCCACATACCTATCAGAAATGAATTGTTTTATGACATgtggcaaaaaaaaaaggaaaatagaAAAGAACTATTTGCAACATCTTAGAAATAAACAATACCAAGTGAAGAAAGACCTTGCATAGGTGAAGGTAGGGCAGGTGGTCGGGCACGCTTGTTTCTTTGCTGAGCCTGTGCGTTTGGAAGATTCGCTGCAACAAGTGGCTCTATCTCCCACGGTGAAACTCTCTCTGGACGCAAAATTGTGGAGGGTTCATCCCACTGTACCTGAATGCATGAAATAAATCATTGTGTAACTAACACAATCCAAATTCTCAACTTTCTTTTAGTAAGAAGATCAATTTATATGTATAGAGAACAAAAAAGTtacaaaaagataaaatataaaaaagctAGCCTTCTCTGCATGGAGGACAACAGCCTGTGTGAAAAAGATCTGCCCCCAAAAACTGGTATACCACAAGAATATATTTTACCTTTAATGATCTCCATTCTGAATCAGGCCACCTGGATGAAGGATAATCCCCAACACCAACAATCGTCCCACTGAACCTGAATGAACATATGCATATCTAGTGATTATTCTAAAATGATTCTGAAGAAAGAGAGCAGTTTAGAACTGATCCATAACCAAAACACAATTTATCGCAAAAAAAGTAACTACCTTCTTTCTGGAACCTCTTCACCCTCAAATTTCATCTTAAACCTCATCCCCA comes from Primulina huaijiensis isolate GDHJ02 chromosome 17, ASM1229523v2, whole genome shotgun sequence and encodes:
- the LOC140962827 gene encoding auxin response factor 1-like isoform X4, producing MNVTLKAEQETDEVYAQITLMPEQDMDQENDITSPDPPLPEPQRCTFHSFCKTLTASDTSTHGGFSVLRRHADDCLPPLDMSQQPPWQELVASDLHGNEWHFRHIFRGQPRRHLLTTGWSVFVSAKKLVAGDAFIFLRGENGELRVGVRRIMRQLNKMPSSVISSHSMHLGVLATASHAISTGTLFSVFYKPRTSRSEFIVSLNKYLEARSHKLPVGMRFKMKFEGEEVPERRFSGTIVGVGDYPSSRWPDSEWRSLKVQWDEPSTILRPERVSPWEIEPLVAANLPNAQAQQRNKRARPPALPSPMQGLSSLGMWKSPSDSPSAFTCHDPLRGPDLYRSPKPSSVTKISTLSYNGNLLPLSSNSIYQSNIETAAESITPASDRRHGNGYRLFGIELVDHSTVEANPLAVLTGAAVEDFHVPLDIESEHQSEPSDCNHSNFPSLIYDPDKSFLISPHEPRNRQIRSCTKVHMQGIAVGRAVDLTRFDSYEDLLEKFEEMFEIVGELTGSGKKWQVVYTDDEDDMMMVGDDPWHEFCIMVKKIYIYTAEEARRLLPKIKHPLTEVKSSKLLSDVSVGAEAQSSTMGSAY